The Gordonia sp. KTR9 genome contains a region encoding:
- a CDS encoding DUF5995 family protein has protein sequence MRTLSVALLTAALLGTLLVAAPATSTAAPAETCGTELRPADRERLVELSTYERDSRDLPLVQLRRNVTKLYGIVDILTDRRDRRGLFALGLAAVERDAVMPLQNNPRVFQTPRWAPVISLELLNRFLDAVRGEFGGGPVASQWRHYFDMAADCAVPGQRVAMAGYNSHITVDLAYATAASRATTGNARDFFFIVDAIAAHGNSIVTSTLREYGVDLGPIFRFYTVGEGLDRVAGAGRATGPMLRAADVGYNVLTFRNGLALQDGRAAAGARGDVRALWNTGETALTAFQRLGLIR, from the coding sequence ATGCGAACACTCTCGGTGGCACTGCTGACCGCCGCTCTGCTCGGAACACTCCTCGTCGCCGCGCCGGCAACGTCGACGGCGGCACCCGCCGAGACGTGTGGCACCGAGCTCCGCCCCGCCGACCGGGAGCGGCTCGTCGAGCTCAGTACCTATGAGCGTGATTCGCGAGACCTGCCCCTGGTACAGCTACGACGCAACGTCACGAAGCTGTACGGGATCGTGGACATCCTCACCGACCGTCGCGACCGCCGCGGGCTCTTCGCTCTGGGACTTGCCGCGGTGGAACGCGACGCGGTGATGCCCCTGCAGAACAACCCGCGCGTCTTCCAGACCCCGCGATGGGCCCCGGTGATCAGCCTCGAACTCCTCAACCGGTTCCTCGACGCCGTGCGCGGCGAGTTCGGGGGCGGTCCGGTCGCATCCCAGTGGCGGCACTACTTCGACATGGCGGCCGACTGCGCTGTCCCGGGCCAGCGGGTGGCGATGGCCGGGTACAACTCGCACATCACGGTCGACCTCGCCTACGCGACGGCCGCCTCCCGCGCGACGACTGGAAACGCGCGTGACTTCTTCTTCATCGTCGATGCCATTGCAGCGCATGGGAACTCGATTGTGACATCCACACTTCGGGAGTACGGCGTCGACCTCGGACCGATCTTCCGGTTCTACACCGTCGGGGAGGGCCTCGACCGTGTGGCCGGCGCCGGCCGGGCCACCGGGCCGATGCTGCGGGCCGCCGACGTCGGCTACAACGTGCTCACATTCCGCAACGGCCTCGCGCTCCAAGACGGCCGTGCGGCTGCCGGTGCGCGTGGCGATGTCCGCGCGCTCTGGAACACCGGGGAGACCGCGCTCACCGCGTTCCAGCGTCTCGGCCTGATCCGGTGA
- a CDS encoding flavin-containing monooxygenase, which yields MTDSDTGATESSVRDVIIIGAGLSGIDCAYRLKEQNPDADYLILERRERMGGTWDLFRYPGVRSDSDIYSLSYPFEPWRKPRALAHGDDIREYIEDTAAKYSITDRIRFGRHVLTADWDSATDTWTLGVEVGEDRRRETHRARFVIFATGYYDYDNPYTPRFTGADDFTGQIVHPQHWPEDLDYRGKRIVVIGSGATAVSLIPSLAEKAEHVTMLQRSPSYIFSSKQKQYLAPLVQKLLPPQAAHKVIRTRYAAQTAAIVHLTHRFPKLGRKMIRNNVVANLPADYPVDLHFNPTYNPWDQRMCMVPDADLFTDIAEGTVEMVTDHIDRFDASGVTLTSGRHLDADIIVTATGLQLLGFGGTRLRVDGAEVKPHDRFVFKSYLIEDVPNLAWSVGYTNASWTLRADMTARAVAELVKYMRTHGYTHAYPHLGSEVMGSRPVWDLKAGYVERSPEALPKSGTRGHWQVRHNYYRDAIDHRINKVEDSMVFGRV from the coding sequence GTGACCGACAGCGACACCGGCGCCACGGAGTCATCCGTGCGCGACGTGATCATCATCGGCGCCGGCCTGTCCGGCATCGACTGCGCCTACCGACTGAAGGAGCAGAACCCCGACGCCGACTACCTGATCCTCGAGCGCCGTGAGCGCATGGGCGGGACGTGGGACCTGTTCCGGTATCCCGGCGTGCGCTCCGACAGCGACATCTACTCACTGAGCTACCCGTTCGAGCCATGGCGCAAGCCACGTGCGCTGGCCCACGGGGACGACATCCGGGAGTACATCGAGGACACCGCCGCCAAGTACTCCATCACCGACCGGATCCGGTTCGGCCGGCACGTCCTGACCGCCGACTGGGATTCGGCGACCGACACCTGGACGCTCGGGGTCGAGGTCGGCGAGGACCGGCGTCGCGAGACCCACCGCGCCAGGTTCGTCATCTTCGCGACCGGCTACTACGACTACGACAATCCGTACACGCCACGGTTCACCGGCGCCGACGACTTCACCGGCCAGATCGTGCACCCTCAGCACTGGCCGGAGGACCTCGACTACCGGGGCAAGCGGATCGTGGTGATCGGAAGTGGCGCAACCGCGGTGAGCCTCATCCCGAGTCTGGCAGAGAAGGCCGAACACGTCACGATGCTGCAGCGCTCGCCGTCGTACATCTTCTCGTCCAAACAGAAGCAGTACCTCGCGCCGCTGGTGCAGAAGCTGTTGCCGCCACAGGCCGCGCACAAGGTCATCCGCACGCGATACGCGGCGCAGACCGCCGCGATCGTCCATCTCACCCATCGTTTTCCGAAACTCGGACGCAAGATGATCCGGAACAACGTCGTGGCGAACCTGCCGGCGGACTATCCCGTCGACCTCCACTTCAACCCGACGTACAACCCGTGGGACCAGCGCATGTGCATGGTCCCCGATGCCGATCTGTTCACCGACATCGCCGAGGGCACGGTCGAGATGGTCACCGACCACATCGATCGATTCGACGCGTCGGGGGTCACCCTCACCTCGGGTCGGCACCTCGACGCCGACATCATCGTGACCGCGACCGGGCTACAGCTGCTCGGCTTCGGCGGCACCCGGCTGCGCGTCGACGGTGCGGAGGTGAAACCACACGACCGCTTCGTCTTCAAGAGCTACCTCATCGAGGACGTCCCGAACCTCGCCTGGTCGGTCGGGTACACGAACGCCTCGTGGACCCTCCGCGCGGACATGACCGCCCGTGCCGTCGCCGAGCTGGTGAAGTACATGCGCACGCACGGCTACACCCATGCCTATCCGCATCTCGGTTCGGAGGTCATGGGTTCGCGGCCCGTGTGGGACCTCAAGGCGGGCTACGTCGAGCGGTCCCCGGAGGCGTTGCCGAAGTCGGGCACCCGAGGTCACTGGCAGGTGCGGCACAACTACTACCGCGACGCCATCGATCACCGGATCAACAAGGTCGAGGACTCGATGGTGTTCGGCAGGGTCTGA
- a CDS encoding pyridoxamine 5'-phosphate oxidase family protein, giving the protein MTSNGGTPVDAASPLSSLTRKPERAADRALLDALLDEAKVGTLGTVVDGLPWSVPMLFARDGDSIVLHGSTGAGALRHVAAGAPVTFTVFVLDGLVVADTLFDHSANYRSAVVRGVPEVADDAQAALEMLSDKLIPGRVAEVRSTTRKELAATVALRLPIVDGQWIAKARTGGPGGESAEWTGVVPVRTVYDAPVTHSGESPPDSVRALVDPSWDVG; this is encoded by the coding sequence ATGACCTCGAACGGCGGTACTCCGGTGGACGCGGCATCGCCGCTCTCGTCCTTGACGCGCAAACCCGAGCGGGCAGCCGACCGCGCGTTGCTCGACGCCCTGCTCGACGAGGCGAAGGTCGGGACCCTGGGCACCGTCGTCGACGGCCTCCCCTGGTCGGTGCCGATGCTCTTCGCGCGGGACGGCGACTCGATCGTCCTGCACGGATCGACCGGGGCCGGTGCCCTGCGGCACGTGGCGGCGGGCGCGCCGGTGACCTTCACGGTGTTCGTCTTGGACGGGCTGGTCGTGGCCGACACCCTCTTCGACCATTCGGCGAACTACCGGTCGGCCGTCGTACGCGGTGTGCCCGAAGTCGCCGACGATGCCCAGGCGGCATTGGAGATGTTGTCGGACAAACTCATTCCCGGTCGGGTCGCCGAAGTCCGGTCGACGACGCGCAAAGAGCTGGCGGCGACCGTCGCACTGCGTCTGCCGATCGTCGACGGACAGTGGATCGCGAAGGCGCGGACCGGTGGGCCTGGTGGGGAGTCGGCGGAGTGGACCGGCGTCGTCCCCGTACGGACGGTCTACGACGCCCCGGTGACCCACAGCGGGGAGTCGCCGCCGGATTCGGTGCGGGCGCTCGTGGACCCGTCGTGGGATGTTGGCTGA
- a CDS encoding molybdopterin-containing oxidoreductase family protein, producing the protein MPMDKHTYCRICEPLCGMIATVEDDRLVSLRPDKEHPLSRGFACPKGIAFTEIVNDPDRLRHPLRRRPDGEFEQVSWDTALDEIGRRLVEVYKSSGSDSIGWYFGNPATFSTGHVLWTAIFMNLLGTPHVYSAGSQDVNNRFVASHFLYGNPLTAPIPDINRVDYLVIIGANPVVSHGSVMSSPRIREGLNAITARGGSVVVVDPRHTETAREFDWLPITPDTDALFLLSLLHVLFDENLADRDRLRRQARGVAELETLVAAYAPEVTAARTDIDPERVREVARSLARTDRAAVYGRVGTSLGRTGTLTTALLDMVNLVAGNLDVPGGSMFGDLGIPGQRLGVTALQRVSSFRWAGRRSRVGNLPQVLGTAPASLMAKEITTPGRGRLRALLVSAGNPVLSVPNGDELRSALDELDLMVSLDIYRNETNARADYILPATTMYEREDFLLPFQALFTTPFKQATEAVIPPQDEAREEWTVINELIGFLAPENLLVRSLHAGNRLARRLGRPVTPRGISDLVIRMGLGGDRFGLRRGGLTYRRLVEDHPHGVVVADDLAPGQLGKNITYLDSKIRLAVPELMSEIERLAVDDDTGYPLRLIGMREIRSENSWQHNAPMLLRGGRSHAARMHPDDATARGLAEGDLATVASRHGRISLPVTITEDIKPGVVAIPHGWGHNGSGGWTQANAAAENDLGAGGVNVNALISSDPADLERLAGMANMTGVPIQVAALTDTHVRPGEAVPSVRI; encoded by the coding sequence ATGCCGATGGACAAGCACACCTATTGCCGTATCTGCGAGCCGCTGTGCGGCATGATCGCGACCGTCGAGGACGATCGGCTGGTGTCGCTGCGGCCCGACAAGGAGCATCCGCTGTCGCGGGGCTTCGCGTGTCCGAAGGGGATCGCGTTCACCGAGATCGTCAACGACCCCGACCGTCTCCGGCACCCGCTCCGGCGGCGCCCCGACGGTGAGTTCGAACAGGTCTCGTGGGACACCGCGCTCGACGAGATCGGGCGGCGGCTGGTCGAGGTGTACAAGTCGTCCGGCAGCGACTCGATCGGCTGGTACTTCGGGAACCCGGCGACGTTCTCGACCGGGCACGTGCTGTGGACCGCGATCTTCATGAACCTGCTCGGGACGCCGCACGTGTACTCGGCGGGGTCGCAGGACGTGAACAACCGGTTCGTCGCCAGTCACTTCCTGTACGGCAACCCGCTGACCGCGCCGATCCCCGACATCAACCGGGTCGACTACCTGGTGATCATCGGCGCGAACCCGGTCGTGTCGCACGGCAGTGTGATGAGCTCGCCGCGTATCCGCGAGGGCCTGAACGCCATCACGGCACGCGGTGGGTCCGTCGTCGTCGTCGACCCTCGCCACACCGAGACCGCCCGGGAGTTCGACTGGCTGCCGATCACGCCCGACACCGACGCCTTGTTCCTGTTGTCGCTCCTCCACGTGCTCTTCGACGAGAACCTCGCCGACCGTGATCGGCTCCGGCGGCAGGCGCGCGGGGTGGCCGAGCTCGAGACGCTCGTCGCGGCATATGCACCGGAGGTGACCGCGGCCCGCACGGACATCGACCCCGAGCGGGTACGCGAGGTCGCGCGGTCACTCGCGCGGACGGATCGTGCTGCGGTGTACGGCCGGGTGGGTACGTCGTTGGGACGTACGGGCACGTTGACGACCGCCCTCCTGGACATGGTCAACCTCGTCGCAGGGAACCTGGACGTGCCCGGTGGCTCGATGTTCGGCGATCTGGGAATTCCCGGACAACGGCTGGGTGTGACTGCCCTGCAACGGGTGTCGAGCTTTCGCTGGGCCGGACGCCGAAGTCGTGTCGGCAATCTGCCGCAGGTCCTCGGGACGGCGCCGGCGTCGTTGATGGCCAAGGAGATCACGACACCCGGACGTGGCCGGCTCCGCGCGCTGCTCGTCAGTGCCGGCAATCCGGTGCTGTCGGTCCCGAATGGTGACGAACTGCGCTCGGCGCTCGACGAACTCGATCTCATGGTGTCCCTGGACATCTACCGCAACGAGACCAACGCCCGGGCCGACTACATCTTGCCGGCCACCACGATGTACGAGCGCGAAGACTTCCTGCTCCCGTTCCAGGCGCTGTTCACGACCCCGTTCAAACAGGCCACCGAGGCCGTGATCCCACCGCAGGACGAGGCCCGCGAGGAATGGACGGTGATCAACGAGCTCATCGGCTTCCTGGCGCCGGAGAATCTGCTGGTCCGGTCACTGCACGCCGGCAACCGGCTGGCACGACGCCTCGGGCGTCCGGTCACCCCGCGCGGCATCTCCGACCTGGTGATCCGGATGGGGTTGGGCGGAGACCGATTCGGTCTGCGCCGCGGCGGATTGACCTACCGGCGTCTGGTCGAGGACCATCCGCACGGGGTCGTGGTCGCCGACGATCTCGCACCCGGGCAGCTCGGGAAGAACATCACCTACCTCGACAGCAAGATCCGCTTGGCGGTACCGGAACTGATGTCCGAGATAGAACGACTGGCGGTCGACGACGACACGGGTTACCCGTTGCGGCTCATCGGCATGCGCGAGATCCGTTCGGAGAACAGCTGGCAGCACAACGCACCGATGTTGTTGCGCGGAGGACGATCTCACGCAGCCAGAATGCATCCCGACGATGCCACGGCACGCGGGCTGGCCGAGGGCGACCTCGCGACGGTGGCGTCGCGACACGGACGGATCTCGTTGCCCGTCACCATCACCGAGGACATCAAGCCCGGTGTGGTCGCGATCCCGCATGGGTGGGGGCACAACGGATCCGGCGGGTGGACGCAGGCGAACGCGGCCGCGGAGAACGACCTCGGCGCCGGTGGCGTGAACGTCAATGCCCTCATCTCGTCGGATCCGGCCGACCTCGAGCGGCTTGCCGGGATGGCCAACATGACCGGGGTTCCGATCCAGGTGGCGGCTCTGACCGACACCCACGTGCGGCCCGGCGAGGCAGTGCCGTCGGTGCGGATCTGA
- a CDS encoding DUF6777 domain-containing protein, whose product MTYPPGPPTHPPTPYGPIPPQSDSRRALTLVLCAIVVVLALILAAGIVFVAKARDGDIYVPGLTLTAANDPGIDPFTDPVLVAGSGDLPENVALTGTAGAADLGGRAVNGTDAGLYGSGDAAACDTAALSNRLLADPPAARAWASVYGISTADIPHYLNTLTPVVLTTDTWVTNHSYTSGRAVPFQSVLQRGTAVYVDSAGVPRAMCSCGNPLAPPTAAPLGGYRLEGRPWEGYKSRSVARIAYSNQHVTAVGKSTTIVPAPPAPQPGTPAGDVLELLNFLTGQLFSQPAGGLLDLSGFPPPSGPLPTPAALNTPFEAGTDEDAERNGLLAPGDPAAAPALEKRAEEHDGLPEGAPSTDSPAPDSSGPDSAGPDTPSPGSDAPAPDASVPASDVPVPEEPGYEAPGSEVPGPASEPGAPGVPGPENPAEAPATPTSFSGSGEVVGSFSFDDAGLSVGCTVPHTPELGTVSLSCTDGVARSVAGAALQRSSVSGSTTGTGVWTLTLTAVGASQTVTVRSANWIVVPPAAPASEPPAPDVSTDAAPPTEEAAVDTTTTTTTTENPPAPEAPAEPEAPAQTP is encoded by the coding sequence ATGACCTATCCGCCCGGTCCCCCGACTCACCCGCCAACCCCGTACGGCCCGATTCCGCCGCAGTCCGACAGCCGGCGCGCGCTCACCCTCGTGCTGTGCGCGATCGTCGTCGTCCTCGCGCTGATCCTCGCCGCGGGGATCGTCTTCGTGGCCAAGGCGCGCGACGGGGACATCTACGTTCCCGGGCTCACCCTCACCGCGGCCAACGACCCGGGGATCGACCCGTTCACCGATCCCGTCCTCGTGGCCGGATCGGGCGACCTGCCGGAGAACGTGGCCCTCACCGGCACTGCGGGGGCCGCCGACCTCGGCGGCCGCGCGGTGAACGGCACCGACGCCGGGTTGTACGGCTCGGGCGACGCCGCGGCCTGCGACACCGCCGCACTCAGCAACCGGCTGCTCGCCGATCCCCCGGCGGCCCGCGCCTGGGCGAGTGTCTACGGCATCAGCACCGCCGACATCCCGCACTATCTGAACACCCTCACCCCGGTGGTGCTGACGACCGACACCTGGGTCACCAATCACTCGTACACGTCCGGCCGGGCCGTGCCGTTCCAGTCGGTCCTGCAACGCGGGACCGCGGTCTACGTCGATTCCGCCGGTGTCCCGCGCGCGATGTGCTCGTGCGGCAATCCACTCGCCCCGCCGACCGCCGCCCCCCTCGGCGGATATCGACTCGAGGGTCGGCCCTGGGAGGGGTACAAGAGTCGATCGGTCGCCCGGATCGCGTACAGCAACCAGCACGTCACCGCGGTCGGCAAGTCGACGACCATCGTTCCCGCGCCGCCTGCGCCGCAACCGGGCACACCCGCCGGAGACGTCCTCGAGTTGCTGAATTTCCTTACCGGACAGCTCTTTTCTCAACCCGCGGGCGGACTGCTCGATCTGAGCGGATTCCCGCCGCCGTCCGGTCCCCTGCCCACTCCGGCCGCGTTGAACACCCCGTTCGAGGCGGGCACCGACGAAGACGCCGAGCGCAACGGCCTCCTCGCCCCGGGCGATCCCGCGGCCGCGCCCGCACTGGAGAAGCGCGCCGAGGAACACGACGGTCTGCCGGAAGGCGCGCCGTCCACGGACTCCCCGGCTCCGGACTCATCAGGACCGGACTCAGCCGGGCCCGATACGCCCAGTCCGGGCTCGGACGCGCCCGCCCCGGACGCATCGGTGCCGGCTTCCGACGTCCCCGTCCCGGAGGAGCCCGGTTACGAGGCACCCGGTTCCGAGGTCCCCGGACCGGCGTCTGAACCCGGTGCACCCGGTGTGCCCGGACCGGAGAACCCGGCCGAGGCTCCCGCGACGCCGACCTCGTTCAGCGGCTCGGGGGAGGTCGTCGGCAGTTTCAGCTTCGACGACGCCGGGTTGTCGGTGGGCTGCACCGTTCCCCACACCCCGGAACTCGGCACCGTCTCGCTGTCCTGCACCGACGGCGTGGCGAGGTCGGTCGCCGGCGCGGCACTGCAACGCAGCTCGGTGTCGGGTTCCACCACCGGCACCGGTGTGTGGACGCTGACGCTGACGGCTGTCGGTGCGTCGCAGACGGTGACCGTCCGATCGGCCAACTGGATCGTCGTGCCGCCCGCGGCCCCGGCGTCCGAGCCGCCGGCACCCGACGTCTCCACCGATGCCGCGCCGCCCACCGAGGAAGCCGCCGTCGACACGACCACCA
- a CDS encoding fasciclin domain-containing protein → MIKRVPRVAGALTGLVLAVGVMAGCSSDDSDTSSETTGAATESSAMMSESAMADPAANLVGPGCAAYAEANPSGPASVNGMSTVPVATAAATNPELTTLTQALSGQLNPEVNLVKTLNEGEFTVFAPTNDAFAKLPPETIEQLKTDAPLLNKILTYHVVEGQTAPDQIVGEHTTLEGQQVTVTGSGDDLKVNESGVVCGGVTTSNAQVYLIDTVLMPPAGE, encoded by the coding sequence ATGATCAAGCGAGTTCCCCGTGTAGCAGGTGCGTTGACAGGACTGGTCCTCGCTGTCGGCGTGATGGCCGGCTGTTCCAGTGACGACTCCGACACCTCGAGCGAAACGACCGGCGCTGCAACCGAATCCAGCGCCATGATGAGCGAGAGCGCGATGGCGGACCCGGCCGCGAACCTCGTCGGACCCGGCTGTGCCGCATATGCCGAGGCCAACCCCTCGGGCCCGGCGTCGGTCAACGGGATGTCCACCGTCCCGGTCGCCACCGCGGCTGCCACCAATCCCGAACTCACCACGCTGACCCAGGCCCTCTCGGGCCAGCTGAATCCCGAGGTCAACCTCGTGAAGACGCTGAACGAGGGTGAATTCACCGTGTTCGCACCGACCAACGATGCGTTCGCGAAGCTGCCCCCGGAGACCATCGAGCAGCTCAAGACCGACGCCCCCCTGTTGAACAAGATCCTGACCTACCACGTGGTCGAGGGTCAGACCGCCCCCGACCAGATCGTCGGTGAGCACACCACGCTCGAGGGCCAGCAGGTCACCGTGACCGGATCCGGCGACGACCTCAAGGTCAACGAGTCCGGGGTCGTCTGCGGCGGCGTCACCACGTCGAACGCCCAGGTCTACCTGATCGACACGGTGTTGATGCCCCCGGCCGGCGAGTGA
- a CDS encoding helix-turn-helix transcriptional regulator — translation MPEPLSGIVTDALRRVRKSSGVPLAFAGVLNGPSNLRLQHFAGSTVGALRGVSVDVGHGLGGKVVSLNRPMVVDDYLRTPRITHRYNTIIEREGLRAMMAAPVIVDRTPVAVLYGALHTPDPIGGRMLDVLAMEARTVEHEIVASRARLEHAARDEAEMRDRMTAAYTRLRSLVDTVDDDRLADELAAITEVLVAANPAARTQVDLTGREQDVISLAALGYSNARIAETLGVTVYTVKGYMKDAMRKLGASSRLEAVVTARSAGLLP, via the coding sequence ATGCCCGAGCCGCTGAGCGGGATCGTCACCGACGCGCTGCGCCGGGTTCGCAAGTCCAGCGGGGTGCCGCTGGCCTTCGCAGGTGTCCTGAACGGGCCATCGAACCTGCGTCTGCAGCACTTCGCCGGCTCGACGGTCGGAGCTTTGAGGGGGGTGTCGGTCGACGTCGGGCACGGGCTGGGCGGCAAGGTCGTCTCGCTGAACCGTCCGATGGTCGTCGACGACTACCTCCGCACCCCGCGCATCACCCATCGCTACAACACGATCATCGAGCGAGAGGGGTTGCGCGCCATGATGGCCGCGCCGGTGATCGTCGATCGGACGCCCGTGGCGGTGCTCTACGGCGCGCTGCACACCCCGGACCCGATCGGCGGACGGATGCTCGACGTCCTCGCCATGGAGGCCCGCACCGTCGAACACGAGATCGTCGCGTCGCGCGCGCGGCTCGAACACGCCGCCCGGGACGAGGCGGAGATGCGTGACCGGATGACCGCGGCCTACACACGACTCCGATCGCTGGTGGACACCGTCGACGACGACCGGCTTGCCGACGAGCTCGCCGCGATCACCGAGGTCCTGGTCGCGGCGAACCCGGCAGCGCGGACGCAGGTGGATCTGACCGGGCGCGAGCAGGACGTGATCTCCCTTGCCGCACTGGGATACTCGAATGCGCGGATCGCCGAGACGCTCGGCGTGACCGTGTACACGGTGAAGGGCTACATGAAAGATGCGATGCGCAAGCTCGGGGCGTCGTCGCGGCTGGAGGCCGTGGTGACCGCCCGCAGCGCGGGTCTCCTGCCCTGA
- a CDS encoding AMP-binding protein translates to MTQATTTPTDLVDRWLAIYGAPDADAASLLVDGHDPDAVAFTVIEVEQTGDHQSGDVRPVTTDVTYGELAERSKRLASALAELGVGRGDTVGVLMGKREELVVSLLAIARLGAVYIPLFTAFATPAIEMRLQAGAAKVVITEPSQADKLSGIDGITTVVAGEQFEDLIASHDAVTESVAVGGDGTLILLFTSGTTGAPKGVPVPVKALASFVAYMHFGLDVQADDVFWNAADPGWAYGLYYGVLGPLAAGRRNLLLHAGFTPELTAKILGDLGVTNFAAAPTVYRSLSKDSRISGFSLRRASSAGEPLTPDVIDWALGAIGTEVRDHYGQTEHGMFINNHWHESVHETLVPGSMGRPMPGFAAGVVDGQIAIDVPASPLMWFSGYLDAPEKTEQRFSPDGRWYLTGDTGRVDDEGRYFFTARDDDVIIMAGYRIGPFDVESVLITHPSIIDVAVVGRPDELRGEVLEAFVVLADGVEGTDALETELQQLVKTRFAAHAYPRTVHFVDALPKTPSGKIQRFLLRQR, encoded by the coding sequence ATGACACAGGCCACCACGACCCCCACCGACCTGGTCGACCGCTGGTTGGCGATCTACGGGGCGCCCGACGCCGACGCCGCGTCGCTTCTCGTCGACGGACACGATCCCGACGCGGTCGCCTTCACCGTGATCGAGGTCGAGCAGACCGGCGATCACCAGTCCGGCGACGTCCGACCGGTCACCACTGATGTCACCTACGGCGAGCTGGCCGAGCGGTCCAAGCGACTCGCCTCGGCTCTCGCGGAGCTGGGCGTCGGTCGCGGCGACACGGTGGGCGTCCTCATGGGCAAGCGCGAGGAGCTCGTCGTCTCGCTGCTGGCGATCGCTCGCCTCGGCGCGGTCTACATCCCGCTGTTCACCGCCTTCGCGACCCCCGCGATCGAGATGCGCCTGCAGGCCGGTGCCGCGAAGGTCGTCATCACCGAGCCGAGTCAGGCGGACAAGCTCTCCGGGATCGACGGCATCACCACGGTGGTCGCCGGCGAGCAGTTCGAAGATCTCATCGCCTCGCACGACGCGGTCACCGAGTCGGTCGCGGTCGGCGGCGACGGGACGTTGATCCTGCTCTTCACCAGCGGTACCACCGGTGCGCCGAAGGGCGTTCCCGTGCCGGTCAAGGCGCTCGCCTCGTTCGTCGCCTACATGCACTTCGGTCTCGACGTCCAGGCCGACGACGTGTTCTGGAACGCCGCCGACCCCGGCTGGGCCTACGGGCTGTACTACGGTGTGCTCGGCCCGCTGGCGGCCGGGCGGCGCAATCTGCTGCTGCACGCCGGATTCACCCCCGAACTCACCGCCAAGATCCTCGGCGACCTCGGCGTCACCAACTTCGCGGCGGCACCGACCGTCTACCGCTCGCTCAGCAAGGACTCGCGCATCTCCGGGTTCTCGCTCCGCCGGGCATCCTCGGCCGGTGAACCCCTGACCCCTGACGTCATCGACTGGGCGCTGGGCGCCATCGGCACCGAGGTCCGCGACCACTACGGGCAGACCGAGCACGGCATGTTCATCAACAACCACTGGCACGAGTCGGTCCACGAGACCCTGGTCCCGGGTTCGATGGGCCGGCCGATGCCCGGCTTCGCGGCGGGCGTCGTCGACGGCCAGATCGCCATCGACGTCCCGGCCAGCCCGCTGATGTGGTTCTCGGGCTACCTCGACGCCCCGGAGAAGACCGAGCAGCGGTTCTCCCCCGACGGCCGGTGGTACCTGACCGGCGACACCGGCCGGGTGGACGACGAGGGCCGCTACTTCTTCACCGCACGCGACGACGACGTGATCATCATGGCCGGGTACCGGATCGGCCCGTTCGACGTCGAGAGCGTCCTGATCACCCACCCGTCGATCATCGACGTCGCCGTCGTGGGCCGTCCCGACGAGCTCCGTGGCGAGGTCCTGGAGGCGTTCGTCGTCCTCGCGGACGGGGTCGAGGGCACCGATGCTCTCGAAACCGAGCTTCAGCAGTTGGTCAAGACGAGGTTCGCCGCGCACGCCTATCCGCGCACCGTGCACTTCGTCGACGCCCTGCCCAAGACCCCGAGCGGCAAGATCCAACGGTTCCTGCTGCGCCAGAGATGA
- a CDS encoding DinB family protein, whose protein sequence is MSTYTPAELSVEVTGEKKELLTVLQDQRNMLKITARNLSDDDARKQSTVSTLTIGALIKHLAHGEENAARVITERDENAEFDMSQAMTEYEMGDDETLAGWLDAYDRAAAELDRVIAGAASLDELIPQPTAPWAPEREWVSIRTMIAHLLRETAHHSGHADIIREALDGQTTMGAVSEGQDWADAEWAQ, encoded by the coding sequence ATGAGCACCTACACCCCCGCAGAACTCAGCGTCGAGGTCACCGGCGAGAAGAAGGAACTGCTGACCGTCCTGCAGGACCAACGCAACATGCTGAAGATCACGGCGCGCAACCTCTCCGACGACGACGCCCGGAAGCAGTCGACGGTCAGCACCCTCACGATCGGCGCTCTCATCAAGCACCTCGCACACGGCGAGGAGAACGCTGCCCGCGTCATCACCGAACGGGACGAGAACGCCGAGTTCGACATGAGTCAGGCCATGACCGAGTACGAGATGGGCGACGACGAGACCCTGGCCGGCTGGCTGGACGCCTACGATCGCGCGGCGGCAGAACTCGATCGCGTGATCGCCGGCGCCGCGAGTCTCGACGAACTCATCCCCCAGCCCACCGCGCCCTGGGCACCCGAGCGGGAGTGGGTTTCTATCCGCACGATGATTGCCCATCTGCTCCGCGAGACCGCCCATCACTCCGGCCACGCCGACATCATCCGCGAAGCACTCGACGGCCAGACCACCATGGGCGCGGTGTCCGAAGGGCAGGACTGGGCCGACGCCGAGTGGGCCCAGTGA